From Candidatus Bathyarchaeia archaeon:
TGTCCCATTAATTTTAGACTTGATGGAGGGGCTGTACCTCGCCGAGAAGGGAATCATAACTGTATACGAGGGGGAAAGTAGACGAAAAGTTTCCATGAAAAAACTTTGGCAAAGAGCAAGAACCCTTTACGAGGAGTTCGACGAGAAATATGCTGTTTACCGCGACCTCCGTGAAAAGGGGATGGTGGTTACCCCGGGCATAAAGTTCGGTTGCGATTTCGCAGTCTACAAGTATGGACCTGGATTAGAGCACGCCCCATACATGGTTTCCGTTAAAAAAGGAACCTCTGAGTTAACGGCGACGGAAATTGTGAAGGCGGGCAGACTGGCAACCACCGTCCGCAAGAGGTTCATAATTGCCGTGCCAGACCTAGAAACGAGGAAAATTAGGTACCTCATATTTAAATGGTTTAAGGCTTAATAGCATGATGCTTGACAATTATGGCATGTCATCTTGACGGTATTGTCTGGTTTTCAAAACAGCCAACTACGTGTTGATGCGGATAAACCTTTGTTGCTTTCAAAATGGAACCCTCCTCGATTGTAACGTCGTCAGCCACCACTGAAATTGCCCAGATCTTTGTCGGTTTTTTGAAACTTGATTTTACGGTTACATGTCTTCCGATAATGCTATCCTTTATTTCCGCTCCGTCGCCTATGATTGTCCTATCCATAACCGCGGAGTTTTCTATAACCACTCCTCGTCCAATTCTCGTGTAATTGTCTATACAGGAATTTACTATTCGCGAATCATCGCCTATCTCGCAATGCCGCCCAATTAAAACTGCTCCCTCAACCTCTATCTTTCCCTGCACAATTTTCTGAATTATCCTTTTCCGGCGTCTAATGGATTCAAAGCTTTCGCCTTGAACCCACACTCTGGTTTCCGAGCTTATTCTCCCCTCGAAATCCCTAATTGTGGAAAAGCGTCCCTCAAGCAGGTCGCGCATGGCCTCCAAATAGCGTTTTGGGGTTCCCACATCATACCAACCGCCCTCTAGGACATAGCCGTAAACAGGTCTTCCTGTCTCTATTAGGTATGGGATAAAGTCGTATCCGAAGTCGAGGCGCCTTCGCTCTTTCATGAGCTTTTTAACACCCTTTTCTCTGAAGATTTTTCTTATTTCAGGCGAAACCATGTAGAGGCCTGTGTTAGCTAGGTTTGACGGTGCCTTTTCTGGGGCTGGTTTCTCTACAAACTTCTGGATTCTGTAATCTTTGGTTATGTCAGCAACGCCATAGCCTTCAACGTCTTGCACTTCCCGTAGGGCTATCGTTATGAGGGCTTCTTTTTCTAGATGGAATTCTATAAGCTCTTTAAGGTTCACGTCAAAGATGTTGTCGCCTTGCACTGCGAAGACCAGCCCCCTCACATCATAGTATTCCATGTTTATCCGCGCTGAATCCGCACTTCCCAAGTCGTTTACGTTCGGCTGGTATTTAATGTGAACGCGTGGGGTTATGCCGTAACGGGCTGAGAAACCATAGCCGGACTCAAAGTAGTCGTATAGGTCCCGGTAATTGGTGTATCCCTTAACTCCGAAGATGAAGTCTCTCACACCTTGTCTTGCAAGGGATAACAGCGAGAACTCTATCAGCGGCCTGTTTAAGAGTCTTAGGCAAGCCTTGCTAGTTTCGGCTGTTAATGGCAAGAGTCTGGTGGCTTTTCCACCAACCGGAATTATCACCGTTAGCTTTTCTGGTTCATAACTGTAAACCAAAACATCACCAGCTTACCGATGTTATTTATATTGGTGCAAATTAACCTTTTAGGAAGCTCAGCTCTTGCGTCGTGAACACCGTGGGCTTGAAGAAGTTAATTGGCTATGTGCGATTAATTCGTCCAATAAACTGTTTAATGATGGGGTTCGCCGTAATTGTAGGCGCTGTCCTCGCGGATGTCAGTGCCCTCTCAAGCCGACAAATGCCCAGTTTGATCAGCGGCTTTTTGACAGGCTTTTTGCTTACTGCAGCGTCCATGGCGATAAACGACTATTATGATAGAGAGATAGACGCCATAAATGAGCCTTCACGTCCCATTCCAAGCGGTTTAATAAAGCCAACAGAAGCGTTGACCTTAGCAGGGTTATTGTCAGTACTGGGGCTTGTGGCAGCAGGTCTTACAAACTGCATAGCCGTGGTTCCATGCATCATAACCGCCTTTATTTTCTGGCTTATCTCGATCAGTTACGTCACATTCGGGAAGAGCACCGGTTTCCCCGGAAACCTCATGGTTAGCGCATGCGTTTCAGCGCCGTTCATTTATGGAAGCTTAGCCATATCTGGTTCCGTGCAAAGTAATATTTGGATTTTTGTGTCCATGGTGTTCCTTTCAAACACTGGAAGAGAAATAACAAAGGGAATCGTGGACATCCAAGGGGATAAAGCCAGAAACATTAAGACAGTTGCTGTCCTTTACGGAGAGAAGAAGGCAGCTGCGGTCGCCGTGCTCTTCCACTTGCTTGCAGTGGCATTGACACCCCTGCCACCCTTACTGAACCTTGTTTCCCCATGGTTTACACCGGCAGTCATCGTGACGGACGCTGGACTAATCATGTCCTCGGTGAAGCTTCTAAAAAACCCCTCGCGGAAAAACGCTAAACGAATTAAGAAACAAGTGTTAGGTTGGTTTCTTACGGGGCTAATCGCGTTTCTTCTAGGAAGTTTGAGATAAACTCAATTTACATTTGGGGCTCAACATGCACCGTGACAACGGTCTCTGAAAACTTCTGCTCTATGGCTCTTTCTATTTTTGATACAATCTCATGGGCCTTTTTCACGTTTACTTGCTCGGTGAAACAGCAGTCAATGTTTACGTATCGCCTTCCACCAGCAACATACGTGATTATCCTTTTCACGCTGATGAAACGCCGTAAACTCCTAGCGGTCTTAAAGATTATTTGGCGAATTTCCTCTTCATCCACTATTGGGCCTCTTTGAGTGCTAGAGTCAAAGGGTTCAACGTGCACCGTTACATTCTCAACATTCTTAATTTCCTGAGCAATAGCCTGTTCAATCTTTTCTGCAAGTTCGTGGGCTTCCTGTAGAGATAGCTCTGGGTCAACCCTTGCGTGCAACGTCAAATACAGTCTTCCATTAGAGTGAACAACGCTCACTTCGTGAACCTCTTTTACGCCTTCCACGCGTCCTGCAAGTTGCTCTACGAGCTTCGTGGTTAACATTTCCTTTTCAGGGGGCTCAACGTGGACGACGACTTCAGCCGAGCCTAATAGACGTTTAAGGTTTTCCTCAACTTTTGATGCCACCGTGTGGGCTTCCTCCAGACTCATGTAGTCTGGAACCGCTATGATCGCTTCAACAAAAGTCTTAGCTCCAGCCTTCCTGACCCTCAAACCTGCGATTTTTGAGACGCCTTCGGTTGCCGCAATTTCTCCCCTAACCTTTTCAAGGATACCTTTGGGTGCAGCGTCGCTCAACTCCAACCCGCTGGCTCTAACGAGTTTAACGCTCAAATAGCCTATAGCTGTGCTCAAAACAAGAGAAGCTAGCACGTCAAACATTAGAAAGCCCAGAGAAGCCATCCCAAACCCGAAAAAAGCCACGAAGGTTGAACCTAAATCCGCAAAGGAGTGGTAAAAGCCAGCCTTCGCCGTGACACTTTCCTCCTTTACGGCGTAGAGCACTCTTAACCTCAAAATGTCAACACAAAAAGTGTAAGCTATAGCAGCAAAGCCGATAACTTCCCATTCCTTAACTATGAAGAGTTCTCCGGTGAGAATCTTTTGTAAAGCCCTTACAACAAGATAGAGGGCTGTGCCAAAAAGGACCATGCCGCCAACTAAACCACCCAGAGACTCAAATTTTTCATGCCCATACATGTGCTCCTCATCTGAAGGCTTCGTTGAAGCCTTAGTGGCATATAACAGAATGAACGTCGATATGGCATCCAGCATGGCATGGGCGCTATCGCTTATGATCGCCAGACTGCCAGCGAGCATACCAGAAGCAAATTCTACAATAGCAACGCTTGCTATTGCGAACGCAGATATTTTTAGGGCTCTAAGCCTTCCCTGGCTGATGTGCATTATGCTCAAGAAACCAGCCATTGAAAAGAGATTTAAGGATTGTGGAGCTACAAGCCAAAACGCTTAAAACAAGAAAGAGGCGCATATTATCTGGGCATCAATGGTGCCAGGTGACCATTTTAACGCAGCTAAAACTTCTTATAACCCCTAGATTAAAGGCTAACATCACCATAGCAGTTTTAAAGGGAGGATGGACAGATGAGTGTAAGCGATATTTTAGATGGCAAACTAACGGGCTGTGAGGTTGAAATAAAAGGTTGGCTCGTAACAAAACGTTCCAGCGGTGGAGTCCAATTCTTGATAGTCAGAGACGGAACAGGCTTCATACAAGCCACCATTCATAAAGACGAGGTTGATGAGAAGGTCTTCAAGGACGCGGATAATCTGACTCAGGAATCCTCGATCATAATCAGGGGGACCGTGAAGGAGGACAAGAGGGCTCCTGGAGGCTACGAAATCCGGGTTAAAGACTTGCAGGTTGTCCACTTAGCTGAGAGGGATTACCCCTTAGCCAAAAAGGAACATGGCATAGACTTTCTGCTCAAACATAGACAGCTATGGATTAGAAGTCCAAGACAAACAGCCATTCTAAGGATAAGAGCAGAAGTGATTAAAGCATGCAGAGACTTCCTTGACAGCAGAGGCTTCGTTCTAACGGACGCTCCAATATTTACACCAGCTGCCGTGGAGGGAACAACAACCCTATTTGAAGTGCCATATTTTGGGGAAAAGGCCTATCTAACCCAAAGCGGCCAGCTTTATGTTGAAGCAACCATAGCTGCCTTCGGGAAAGTCTACTGTTTTGGGCCAACCTTCAGAGCTGAAAAATCCAAAACGCCACGACACTTGACGGAATTCTGGATGGTGGAGCCTGAGATGGCCTTCTGCGACTTCGAGGAAAACCTTAAGGTTCAAGAGGAAATGGTGACATACATTGTCAAAACTGTTTTAGAAAAGCGCAAAAGGGAGCTGGAAATTCTAAAGCGGGACATAAAGCCCCTACAGAAGGTTGAGCCGCCCTTTGAAAGAATAAGCTATACGGAAGCCATAAACATGCTACAGAAGGCCGGCTTCCAGATAGAGTGGGGAGAAGACCTTGGAGCTCCCCATGAAAGGTACATTTCTCTCCAATTCGAAAAACCAGTCTTCGTCCACAGATACCCAGCCAAAGCTAAAGCCTTCTACATGCAGCCAGACCCCGAAAACCCAGAAGTGGTGCTTTGCGCAGATCTGATGGCTCCGGAAGGCTATGGCGAAATAATAGGGGGAAGCCAGCGCATCCATGACTTGAAGCTCTTAGAAAAACGTATAGAAGAGTTCGGCTTGCCGAGACAAGCCTACGAATGGTACTTGGACCTACGTCGTTACGGCTCAGTACCGCACTCAGGTTTTGGATTAGGAATAGAGCGAACCGTCATGTGGATTTGCAAGCTCAAACATATTCGCGAAGCCATACCGTTTCCAAGGACTATAACCCGCATATACCCTTGATTTCTGCACGCTATTCCCACTTCCAAACTTTTCGGCCCATAAATATTTCCGGAAAGATTAATAGCCCCCAGCTGGCCACTCCTGCAACATAAGCCAAGTCTGTTAGGCTTAGGCCAGTAAGATGGAAAAGTTGTTGAGTTATCGGTATATAGGTTATCCCCAGCGTTAATGCGACAGACGCTAGATCTGCAACGACAAAGAACTTGTTATCAAAGGCTCTTCGACCCATTCTCCAAACGCTGCGCTTTTCAGAGCGGCAGTTCCAAACAACGAACAATTCGAATAACGCTGCTTGCACAAATGCCGTTGTGGTAGCCTCTCTATAAGTGAGTTGCCTAGCCACTTCGTCAATGGTTCCATCC
This genomic window contains:
- the endA gene encoding tRNA-intron lyase, yielding MTRKIPVEFIENFLVVWNPADGSALYKMGFYGKPLGIPKPKVPEFNVPLILDLMEGLYLAEKGIITVYEGESRRKVSMKKLWQRARTLYEEFDEKYAVYRDLREKGMVVTPGIKFGCDFAVYKYGPGLEHAPYMVSVKKGTSELTATEIVKAGRLATTVRKRFIIAVPDLETRKIRYLIFKWFKA
- a CDS encoding NDP-sugar synthase; this encodes MVYSYEPEKLTVIIPVGGKATRLLPLTAETSKACLRLLNRPLIEFSLLSLARQGVRDFIFGVKGYTNYRDLYDYFESGYGFSARYGITPRVHIKYQPNVNDLGSADSARINMEYYDVRGLVFAVQGDNIFDVNLKELIEFHLEKEALITIALREVQDVEGYGVADITKDYRIQKFVEKPAPEKAPSNLANTGLYMVSPEIRKIFREKGVKKLMKERRRLDFGYDFIPYLIETGRPVYGYVLEGGWYDVGTPKRYLEAMRDLLEGRFSTIRDFEGRISSETRVWVQGESFESIRRRKRIIQKIVQGKIEVEGAVLIGRHCEIGDDSRIVNSCIDNYTRIGRGVVIENSAVMDRTIIGDGAEIKDSIIGRHVTVKSSFKKPTKIWAISVVADDVTIEEGSILKATKVYPHQHVVGCFENQTIPSR
- a CDS encoding geranylgeranylglycerol-phosphate geranylgeranyltransferase, with the protein product MKKLIGYVRLIRPINCLMMGFAVIVGAVLADVSALSSRQMPSLISGFLTGFLLTAASMAINDYYDREIDAINEPSRPIPSGLIKPTEALTLAGLLSVLGLVAAGLTNCIAVVPCIITAFIFWLISISYVTFGKSTGFPGNLMVSACVSAPFIYGSLAISGSVQSNIWIFVSMVFLSNTGREITKGIVDIQGDKARNIKTVAVLYGEKKAAAVAVLFHLLAVALTPLPPLLNLVSPWFTPAVIVTDAGLIMSSVKLLKNPSRKNAKRIKKQVLGWFLTGLIAFLLGSLR
- a CDS encoding cation-efflux pump, which codes for MHISQGRLRALKISAFAIASVAIVEFASGMLAGSLAIISDSAHAMLDAISTFILLYATKASTKPSDEEHMYGHEKFESLGGLVGGMVLFGTALYLVVRALQKILTGELFIVKEWEVIGFAAIAYTFCVDILRLRVLYAVKEESVTAKAGFYHSFADLGSTFVAFFGFGMASLGFLMFDVLASLVLSTAIGYLSVKLVRASGLELSDAAPKGILEKVRGEIAATEGVSKIAGLRVRKAGAKTFVEAIIAVPDYMSLEEAHTVASKVEENLKRLLGSAEVVVHVEPPEKEMLTTKLVEQLAGRVEGVKEVHEVSVVHSNGRLYLTLHARVDPELSLQEAHELAEKIEQAIAQEIKNVENVTVHVEPFDSSTQRGPIVDEEEIRQIIFKTARSLRRFISVKRIITYVAGGRRYVNIDCCFTEQVNVKKAHEIVSKIERAIEQKFSETVVTVHVEPQM
- the asnS gene encoding asparagine--tRNA ligase — translated: MSVSDILDGKLTGCEVEIKGWLVTKRSSGGVQFLIVRDGTGFIQATIHKDEVDEKVFKDADNLTQESSIIIRGTVKEDKRAPGGYEIRVKDLQVVHLAERDYPLAKKEHGIDFLLKHRQLWIRSPRQTAILRIRAEVIKACRDFLDSRGFVLTDAPIFTPAAVEGTTTLFEVPYFGEKAYLTQSGQLYVEATIAAFGKVYCFGPTFRAEKSKTPRHLTEFWMVEPEMAFCDFEENLKVQEEMVTYIVKTVLEKRKRELEILKRDIKPLQKVEPPFERISYTEAINMLQKAGFQIEWGEDLGAPHERYISLQFEKPVFVHRYPAKAKAFYMQPDPENPEVVLCADLMAPEGYGEIIGGSQRIHDLKLLEKRIEEFGLPRQAYEWYLDLRRYGSVPHSGFGLGIERTVMWICKLKHIREAIPFPRTITRIYP